A single window of Shewanella sp. Choline-02u-19 DNA harbors:
- a CDS encoding GrxA family glutaredoxin, with product MFVVIFGRPGCPYCVRAVQVAEQLTEKRDDFKFKYVDIHAEGISKADLEKTVGKPVETVPQIFVDKDHVGGCTEFEQYVRANELMPAA from the coding sequence ATGTTTGTTGTGATTTTCGGTCGTCCAGGTTGTCCTTATTGTGTTCGTGCAGTACAAGTTGCTGAGCAACTTACTGAAAAGCGTGATGATTTCAAATTTAAATATGTTGATATTCACGCAGAAGGGATCAGCAAAGCCGATCTTGAAAAAACAGTCGGTAAGCCAGTTGAAACCGTTCCACAGATCTTTGTCGATAAAGACCATGTTGGCGGATGTACTGAGTTTGAACAATACGTCAGAGCAAACGAGCTAATGCCTGCGGCATAA
- a CDS encoding DEAD/DEAH box helicase, translated as MPNGNSLVQLRDYQQQSVDAAIAHFKSSPDSAVLVLPTGAGKSIVIAELARIAKGRVLVLTHVKELVAQNAEKVGLLTDKASIYSAGLNQKSTAGKTVVASIQSAVKRPEQFDEPYSLVIIDECHRVSPDKDSQYQQLLSHLKSKNQRLRLLGLTATPYRLDLGWIYRQHYHGKIGNTEKPVFEKCIFELPMRPLIKQGFLSQPKMFDGLSAQYDFSELTATPTGEYNGSEVNSILNHCGRATTAIVKQLIELAKHRQGVIIFAATVKHAEEIMAKLADCKPALITAKTSSEDRDALIHAFKAKEIKFLVNVAVLTTGFDAPHVDLIAIMRPTASVSLFQQMVGRGLRIDKDKTECLIIDYAANGYDLFYPEVGQPKPNSKCKPVQVHCPVCDFANIFWGLTDDDGDIIEHFGRRCQALIETPEGIQQCDFRFRSKSCPNCGEENDIAAKVCGHCQAVLVDPDKRLKEVLQQKHHHLFKCQTMLLEPEKDRLVVRYIDIEGNDFCRYFKMQTPAQIRAVFALFIFPHSKTPGMKHKKYSSAQELAADALCFRKPDLLLLKKGKKGWDLLESIFDYQGRYQTQPSDNE; from the coding sequence ATGCCAAACGGAAACTCACTCGTGCAACTTAGAGATTATCAGCAACAATCGGTTGATGCCGCCATCGCCCACTTTAAATCCAGCCCCGACTCTGCCGTGCTTGTCTTGCCTACTGGCGCAGGCAAAAGCATTGTTATCGCCGAGTTAGCCAGAATTGCTAAAGGACGTGTATTAGTATTGACGCACGTTAAAGAGCTTGTAGCGCAAAATGCCGAAAAAGTCGGCTTACTCACCGATAAAGCTTCAATATATTCAGCAGGGTTAAATCAAAAGTCGACAGCAGGCAAGACCGTCGTCGCCAGCATTCAATCCGCAGTTAAGCGCCCCGAGCAATTTGACGAACCTTACAGTCTTGTCATCATCGATGAATGCCATCGCGTTAGCCCCGATAAAGACAGTCAGTATCAACAACTATTAAGCCATTTAAAGTCGAAGAATCAGCGTTTAAGGCTGTTAGGATTAACCGCTACTCCTTATCGCTTAGATTTAGGATGGATCTACCGCCAGCACTATCATGGCAAAATTGGTAATACCGAAAAACCTGTATTTGAAAAATGCATTTTTGAACTGCCGATGCGTCCACTGATTAAACAAGGTTTCCTAAGTCAGCCAAAAATGTTTGACGGCTTAAGCGCCCAATATGACTTTAGTGAGCTTACTGCTACGCCAACCGGTGAATACAATGGATCCGAGGTCAATTCGATACTCAACCATTGTGGCCGAGCGACTACTGCAATTGTTAAGCAGCTCATTGAGCTGGCTAAACATCGTCAGGGTGTGATTATCTTTGCCGCAACGGTCAAACACGCTGAAGAGATCATGGCTAAGCTTGCGGACTGTAAACCTGCATTGATTACAGCCAAAACCTCGAGTGAAGATAGAGACGCTCTCATTCACGCGTTTAAAGCCAAAGAGATAAAGTTCCTTGTCAACGTTGCCGTTCTGACGACAGGCTTCGACGCTCCTCATGTGGATCTTATTGCGATTATGCGCCCCACAGCCTCTGTTAGTCTGTTCCAACAAATGGTTGGGCGTGGCTTAAGGATCGACAAAGACAAAACTGAATGCCTTATTATTGATTACGCTGCAAACGGCTATGACCTTTTCTATCCTGAAGTTGGCCAACCTAAACCCAACAGTAAGTGTAAGCCTGTGCAAGTCCATTGCCCTGTGTGTGATTTTGCCAATATCTTTTGGGGTTTGACCGATGACGACGGCGATATCATTGAGCATTTTGGCAGACGTTGCCAAGCTTTGATTGAAACACCTGAGGGTATACAACAGTGCGATTTTAGGTTTCGTTCCAAGTCCTGCCCCAATTGCGGCGAAGAGAACGACATTGCCGCCAAGGTATGTGGTCATTGCCAAGCCGTATTAGTTGATCCCGATAAAAGACTCAAAGAGGTGTTACAACAGAAGCATCATCACTTATTCAAGTGCCAAACAATGTTGCTTGAGCCTGAAAAGGATCGTTTAGTGGTGCGTTATATCGACATCGAAGGCAATGATTTCTGTCGTTACTTTAAGATGCAAACACCCGCCCAAATAAGAGCCGTATTTGCGCTGTTTATTTTTCCACATAGCAAAACACCGGGAATGAAGCATAAAAAATATAGTTCAGCTCAAGAGTTGGCCGCTGACGCGCTTTGCTTTAGAAAACCGGACTTATTGTTGCTTAAAAAAGGGAAAAAAGGCTGGGATTTACTGGAGTCTATCTTTGATTACCAAGGCCGTTATCAAACACAACCCTCAGATAATGAATAA